In Synechococcus sp. CB0101, a genomic segment contains:
- a CDS encoding thylakoid membrane photosystem I accumulation factor, which yields MPGLLARLLKPLAALVLSALLALGLAPGAAHAARDTNSYDGNIYALYAGNGSLVPPRSTLADAMANHRPIVLGYFLDDSAASKQYAVVFNELQRLWGRSVELILLSTDPLQNRDTHGPTDPASYWRGVIPQVVVFNSDGKAVLDETGPVSIDAINAALSEITGLKPQGDVTLSLSRDVNELNSEIVASR from the coding sequence ATGCCTGGCCTCCTGGCCCGGTTGCTGAAACCCCTGGCAGCCCTGGTCCTCTCCGCTCTGCTCGCGCTCGGCCTGGCTCCTGGTGCGGCCCACGCCGCCCGCGACACCAACAGCTACGACGGCAACATCTACGCCCTCTACGCCGGCAACGGCTCTCTGGTGCCACCCCGCAGCACCCTTGCCGATGCCATGGCCAACCATCGGCCCATCGTGCTGGGCTATTTCCTCGACGACAGTGCCGCCAGCAAGCAATACGCCGTGGTGTTCAACGAACTGCAGCGGCTCTGGGGCCGCAGCGTGGAATTGATCCTGCTGTCCACCGATCCCTTGCAGAACCGCGACACGCACGGGCCCACCGATCCGGCCTCCTATTGGAGAGGTGTGATTCCTCAGGTGGTGGTCTTCAACAGCGATGGCAAGGCTGTTCTCGATGAAACCGGACCTGTGAGCATCGATGCCATCAACGCCGCCCTCAGCGAGATCACCGGGCTCAAACCCCAGGGTGATGTGACCTTGAGCCTCAGCCGCGATGTGAACGAGCTGAATAGCGAAATCGTGGCCTCCCGCTGA
- a CDS encoding fatty acid desaturase, which translates to MAANPLSPALIPPDALRQLNERSDGPGWRQTLAHAAFIAVTASLWLRSDLPLPLRLVALVLLGAGLAFCFCAMHECGHRTAFAGRRLNDTVAWWAGVLSFYNADFYRRYHQWHHRYTHQPGLDPELEDPAPSTLAAYLLELSGLTWWIGKLRGHTRALLGDFSGCPYIPEEAAAQVTRSVRLQFGLYGLLLLASIPSGNGLLFWAWLLPLAVGQPLLRFVLLAEHGGCSFSDDGTRNTRTTLTLQPLRWLMWNMPFHAEHHLYASIPFHALPKAHGYVAPALHHLDQGYINVHRGLQRNLAALAA; encoded by the coding sequence ATGGCCGCCAACCCGCTCAGCCCAGCGCTGATTCCACCCGACGCTCTGCGCCAACTCAACGAACGCTCGGATGGCCCCGGCTGGCGCCAGACCCTCGCGCATGCTGCGTTCATCGCGGTGACGGCAAGCCTGTGGCTGCGGAGCGACCTGCCGCTCCCCCTGCGGCTGGTGGCGCTGGTCCTGCTGGGCGCTGGCTTGGCGTTCTGCTTTTGCGCCATGCACGAGTGCGGCCACCGCACCGCTTTCGCCGGCCGCCGCCTCAACGACACGGTGGCCTGGTGGGCCGGGGTCTTGAGCTTCTACAACGCCGATTTCTATCGCCGCTATCACCAGTGGCATCACCGCTACACCCATCAGCCCGGGCTCGATCCGGAACTGGAGGATCCGGCACCCAGCACCCTGGCCGCCTATCTCCTCGAGCTCAGCGGACTCACCTGGTGGATCGGAAAACTCCGCGGCCACACGCGCGCCTTGCTGGGGGATTTCAGCGGCTGCCCCTATATCCCTGAGGAGGCAGCCGCTCAGGTCACGCGATCGGTGCGGCTGCAATTTGGCCTCTACGGCCTTTTGCTGTTGGCCTCGATTCCCAGCGGGAATGGGCTGCTCTTCTGGGCCTGGTTGCTCCCCCTGGCGGTGGGACAACCCTTGCTGCGCTTCGTGTTGCTGGCCGAGCACGGCGGCTGCAGCTTCAGCGATGACGGCACCCGCAACACCCGCACCACGCTGACGCTGCAGCCGCTGCGCTGGCTGATGTGGAACATGCCGTTCCATGCCGAACACCACCTCTACGCCTCCATACCGTTCCACGCCCTGCCCAAAGCCCACGGCTATGTGGCTCCGGCCTTGCACCATCTCGATCAGGGCTACATCAACGTTCATCGCGGCCTGCAACGCAACCTTGCGGCACTGGCTGCATGA
- a CDS encoding Coq4 family protein — translation MGRFNEVLRALNNLKLLAAIGRSGGDLASIADLVDSFIDSPQMADCIRRFRATPGGAELMDQRYPPLQPDIERLSQLPSGSLGERYARLITSLGYDPEFFRPRPTDSEAQWLTQRIATTHDIHHVVCGFGTEPQGENGVLAVTAAQIGFPAYVLLTSAGQLASFRFQIERFEAISRAVSHGQAIARQASCLAAARWEEGWEKPVSQWRSELGLSDPADHEPYGLAAQLP, via the coding sequence ATGGGACGGTTCAACGAGGTGCTGCGGGCGCTCAACAACCTCAAACTGCTGGCCGCCATCGGCCGCAGCGGCGGCGACCTGGCCAGCATCGCCGACCTGGTGGACAGCTTCATCGACAGCCCCCAGATGGCCGATTGCATCCGCCGCTTTCGCGCCACCCCCGGCGGTGCTGAGCTGATGGATCAGCGCTATCCGCCCCTGCAGCCCGACATCGAGCGGCTCAGCCAACTACCCAGCGGCAGCCTCGGTGAGCGCTACGCCCGCCTGATCACCAGCCTCGGCTACGACCCGGAGTTCTTCCGCCCGCGGCCCACCGACAGCGAGGCCCAGTGGCTCACCCAACGGATCGCCACCACCCACGACATCCACCACGTGGTGTGTGGCTTCGGCACCGAGCCCCAGGGTGAAAACGGCGTGTTGGCTGTCACAGCCGCCCAGATCGGCTTCCCGGCCTATGTGCTGCTCACCAGCGCCGGCCAGCTGGCCAGTTTCCGCTTCCAGATCGAGAGGTTCGAAGCCATCAGCCGGGCCGTGAGCCATGGCCAGGCCATCGCCCGTCAGGCCAGCTGCCTGGCGGCGGCCCGTTGGGAAGAGGGCTGGGAGAAACCCGTGAGCCAGTGGCGCAGCGAGCTGGGCCTCAGCGATCCGGCCGACCACGAGCCCTACGGCCTCGCGGCCCAGCTGCCATGA
- the fumC gene encoding class II fumarate hydratase: protein MSTRQETDSMGAIAVPAEHYWGAQTQRSITNFPFGQRMPLAIVHAFGQLKAACAEANRDLGKLEPGLCAAIVAAAEQVAGGELDAEFPLKVWQTGSGTQSNMNANEVIANRAVEALGGELGSKSPVHPNDHVNLSQSSNDTFPAAMHVAVVLELEQQLLPAVEQLAAALQAKATSYAGLVKIGRTHLQDAVPLSLGQEFSGYVMQLQLALEAIRQSLPRVRELAIGGTAVGTGLNAPKGFGEAVAARLSERLGTAFSSAPNKFQALAGHEALASAHGALTVLAGSLMKIANDIRWLGSGPRCGLGELVLPENEPGSSIMPGKVNPTQCESLTMVAVQVMGNNTAVQMASSQGNFELNVFKPLIAHNVLESIELLAGACTSFREHCIEGLRANEQRIERLLNQSLMLVTALTPAIGYDRASGIAKHAHKHGLSLREAALVLGEISGEEFDQWVRPERMV, encoded by the coding sequence ATGAGCACCCGCCAGGAAACCGACAGCATGGGCGCCATCGCGGTGCCCGCCGAGCACTACTGGGGTGCCCAGACCCAGCGCTCGATCACCAACTTCCCCTTCGGTCAGCGCATGCCGCTGGCGATCGTGCACGCCTTCGGGCAACTGAAGGCGGCCTGCGCCGAAGCCAACCGTGATCTGGGCAAGCTGGAGCCAGGCCTCTGCGCCGCCATCGTGGCGGCAGCGGAGCAGGTGGCTGGCGGTGAGCTCGACGCGGAATTCCCGCTGAAGGTGTGGCAGACAGGCTCGGGTACCCAGAGCAACATGAACGCCAATGAGGTGATTGCCAATCGAGCGGTGGAGGCCCTGGGCGGCGAGCTCGGCAGCAAGAGCCCGGTGCATCCCAACGATCATGTGAATCTCAGCCAGTCGAGCAACGACACCTTCCCGGCTGCGATGCACGTGGCCGTGGTGCTCGAACTGGAGCAACAGCTCCTACCGGCGGTGGAGCAGCTCGCCGCCGCGCTCCAGGCCAAGGCCACCAGCTACGCCGGCCTGGTGAAAATCGGCCGCACCCATCTGCAGGATGCGGTGCCATTGAGCCTGGGCCAGGAATTCAGCGGCTACGTGATGCAGCTGCAACTGGCGCTGGAGGCGATCCGCCAGAGCTTGCCACGCGTACGCGAACTCGCCATCGGCGGCACCGCGGTGGGTACCGGCCTCAATGCCCCGAAGGGCTTTGGCGAGGCGGTGGCCGCACGCCTGAGCGAACGGCTGGGCACAGCCTTTAGCAGTGCCCCCAACAAATTCCAGGCCCTGGCCGGCCACGAAGCATTGGCATCAGCCCATGGCGCGCTCACGGTGCTGGCCGGCAGCTTGATGAAGATCGCCAATGACATCCGCTGGCTGGGCAGCGGCCCCCGCTGCGGCCTGGGCGAACTGGTACTGCCGGAAAACGAACCCGGCAGCTCGATCATGCCGGGCAAGGTGAATCCCACCCAGTGCGAAAGCCTCACGATGGTGGCCGTGCAGGTGATGGGCAACAACACCGCCGTGCAGATGGCTTCCAGCCAGGGCAACTTTGAACTCAACGTGTTCAAACCCCTGATTGCCCACAACGTGCTCGAGAGCATCGAGCTGCTGGCCGGCGCCTGCACGAGCTTCCGTGAGCACTGCATCGAGGGCCTGCGGGCCAACGAACAGCGCATCGAGAGGCTGCTCAACCAGAGCCTGATGCTGGTCACGGCCCTCACCCCCGCCATCGGCTACGACCGCGCCAGCGGCATTGCCAAACACGCCCACAAGCACGGCCTCAGCCTGCGGGAAGCCGCACTGGTGCTGGGCGAAATCAGCGGCGAAGAGTTCGACCAGTGGGTGCGGCCAGAGCGGATGGTTTGA
- a CDS encoding DUF3685 domain-containing protein: MPQAKAAPQLLILAEPLLREGLVRLLDRDYRIATNPAEPISGVQLVIWSCGNDLPLASLHYELQQLQERWQPAPVLLLLPGQTPYPSEALLRLSAEGVLQQAEPSEIPQAVATLLSGGRIVELRPLAANSPEPEALGFGQWLLRSGLSQIQAEQCRCERWLEQCGGGVSRLLLLGRLRELAAARRLLLWLWGPVSMAFPEPVAPRVSQPEPPQTLAITLRQRTAEGVWQAIQQRITAAITADLSNQSGQLLALEGLTEEHRRDLLLALISQLDLLITRLRHEQLRGEELEQRWLQQQPELRRLSLRAMAGEYVQLPQQGGLLPVAESLSSASQLEGLDPDLPLALPMLAALVQAQPLLVEGRLLAPDEPQALLHLELLISNWLIRSAELISAEILSCCSAWPELRRYLLRPDLLATRNLERLRNQLNSQQRWDNLFERPVQLYESRRLLFGLQNGAITPLLLTEPRDGELRQLSWTQQLITLSLEARDALAPQLQSFVRRVGDLFVVVLTQVIGRAIGLVGRGILQGMGRSVGRG, encoded by the coding sequence GTGCCTCAGGCCAAGGCCGCACCCCAGCTTTTGATCCTGGCCGAACCGCTCCTGCGCGAAGGCCTGGTGCGGCTGCTTGATCGCGACTACCGCATCGCCACCAACCCTGCCGAACCCATCAGCGGCGTGCAGCTGGTGATCTGGAGCTGTGGCAACGATCTGCCCCTGGCCAGCCTCCACTACGAACTCCAGCAGCTGCAGGAGCGCTGGCAACCGGCCCCGGTGCTCCTGCTCTTGCCAGGCCAAACGCCATACCCCAGTGAAGCGCTGTTGCGCCTCAGCGCCGAAGGGGTGCTGCAGCAGGCGGAGCCGAGCGAGATCCCCCAAGCCGTGGCCACCCTGCTCAGCGGCGGCCGCATCGTGGAACTGCGCCCCCTGGCAGCCAACAGCCCTGAACCCGAAGCACTCGGCTTCGGCCAATGGCTGCTGCGCAGCGGCCTCAGCCAGATCCAGGCGGAACAGTGCCGTTGTGAGCGCTGGCTGGAGCAGTGCGGCGGAGGCGTGAGCAGGCTGCTGCTGCTCGGCCGGCTGCGGGAGCTTGCGGCGGCGCGCCGATTGCTGCTCTGGCTCTGGGGCCCCGTGAGCATGGCCTTTCCCGAGCCAGTGGCCCCACGGGTTTCCCAACCCGAACCACCTCAGACCCTGGCGATCACCCTGCGCCAACGCACAGCCGAAGGCGTATGGCAAGCGATACAACAACGGATCACCGCCGCTATCACCGCAGACCTGAGCAATCAAAGCGGCCAGCTGCTGGCCCTCGAAGGCCTCACCGAGGAGCACCGCCGCGATCTACTGCTGGCCTTGATCAGTCAGCTGGATCTGCTGATCACCCGCCTGCGCCATGAACAGCTGCGCGGCGAAGAGCTGGAGCAGCGCTGGCTGCAGCAACAGCCCGAACTGCGCCGTCTGTCGCTGCGGGCCATGGCCGGTGAATACGTGCAACTGCCCCAGCAGGGGGGATTGCTGCCGGTGGCGGAGAGCCTCAGTAGCGCCAGCCAGTTGGAGGGCCTTGATCCCGATCTCCCCCTGGCGCTTCCCATGCTGGCGGCCCTGGTGCAGGCCCAACCGCTCCTGGTGGAGGGGCGGCTTCTGGCGCCGGATGAGCCCCAGGCCCTTCTGCATCTGGAACTGCTGATCAGCAACTGGTTGATCCGCAGCGCCGAATTGATCAGCGCTGAAATCCTCAGCTGCTGCAGCGCCTGGCCGGAGCTGCGCCGCTACCTGCTGCGACCCGACTTGCTCGCCACCCGCAACCTGGAACGTCTGCGCAACCAGCTCAACTCCCAGCAGCGCTGGGACAACCTGTTCGAACGGCCCGTGCAGCTCTATGAAAGCCGCCGGCTGCTGTTTGGTTTGCAGAACGGGGCGATCACCCCATTACTGCTCACCGAACCTCGCGACGGCGAGCTGCGCCAGCTGAGCTGGACCCAGCAATTGATCACCCTCAGCTTGGAGGCCCGCGATGCCCTTGCTCCGCAGCTTCAGAGCTTCGTGCGGCGGGTGGGAGATCTGTTCGTTGTGGTGCTGACGCAAGTGATCGGCCGTGCCATCGGCCTGGTGGGCCGCGGCATCCTGCAAGGAATGGGCCGCAGCGTGGGGCGGGGCTAA
- the glnT gene encoding type III glutamate--ammonia ligase, with translation MQELGLQFLLVSFTDLFGMQRAKLVPASAAAAMAGDGAGFAGFAAWLDLSPADGDVMAIPDPSSLTPLPWQPGVGWVAAELTLNGEPMAQCPRRLLRRQQQRAAALGYELRSGVEAEFFLLSPDGAAIADTADHQEKPCYDQLALMRQFGLIGPLLTAMEQLGWGPYQADHEDANGQFEINWTFAEALTTADRHAFFKVMVKAMAEQQGLRASFMAKPFAALTGNGCHTHLSLWGANGSAMAGRNLFHDPNGELGLSSLAYHFLGGLIEHAPALCAITNPTVNSYRRLAAPPTTSGATWSPGGISYTGNNRTHMVRIPDGQRLELRLPDGSTHPYLLQAAVLAAGLDGIERQLDPGPRHDNDNYANPLTPGQCQRLPADLGEALDAFSADTDLRSALGEEFCQAYERLRRRQWQRERGDISDTERRSCLDC, from the coding sequence ATGCAGGAGCTCGGGCTTCAGTTCCTGCTGGTGTCGTTCACCGATCTGTTCGGAATGCAGCGGGCCAAGTTGGTCCCCGCGTCAGCGGCCGCAGCCATGGCGGGCGATGGAGCCGGCTTTGCCGGCTTTGCCGCCTGGCTCGACCTCTCCCCCGCCGATGGGGATGTGATGGCGATTCCCGATCCCAGCAGCCTCACACCCCTGCCCTGGCAACCGGGTGTGGGCTGGGTGGCCGCCGAGCTCACACTGAATGGCGAGCCCATGGCGCAGTGCCCACGTCGCCTGCTGCGCCGGCAGCAGCAACGAGCAGCGGCACTCGGCTACGAGCTGCGCAGCGGCGTTGAGGCGGAATTTTTCCTGCTCAGCCCCGATGGCGCCGCCATCGCCGACACCGCCGATCATCAGGAAAAACCCTGTTACGACCAGCTGGCGCTGATGCGCCAGTTCGGCCTCATCGGGCCCTTGCTCACCGCGATGGAGCAGCTGGGCTGGGGGCCCTACCAAGCCGACCACGAGGATGCCAACGGCCAGTTCGAGATCAACTGGACTTTCGCTGAAGCCCTCACCACTGCGGATCGCCATGCCTTCTTCAAGGTGATGGTGAAGGCGATGGCGGAGCAACAGGGTCTGCGGGCCAGCTTTATGGCCAAACCCTTCGCCGCCCTTACCGGCAACGGCTGCCACACCCACCTCTCCCTGTGGGGAGCCAACGGCAGTGCGATGGCCGGGCGCAATCTGTTCCACGACCCCAACGGTGAGCTGGGCCTCTCCTCGCTGGCCTATCACTTCCTTGGCGGACTCATCGAGCACGCACCGGCGCTTTGCGCCATCACCAACCCCACGGTGAACAGTTACCGGCGCCTCGCCGCACCGCCGACCACCTCCGGCGCCACCTGGAGCCCGGGCGGGATCAGCTACACCGGCAACAACCGCACCCACATGGTGCGCATCCCCGATGGGCAACGTCTGGAACTGCGCCTGCCGGATGGCTCCACCCACCCCTACCTGCTGCAAGCAGCGGTGCTGGCGGCGGGGCTCGATGGGATTGAGCGCCAGCTCGATCCAGGCCCGCGCCACGACAACGACAACTACGCCAACCCGCTCACGCCTGGCCAATGCCAGCGGCTGCCCGCCGATCTGGGTGAAGCCCTGGATGCGTTCAGCGCCGATACCGACCTGCGAAGCGCCCTGGGCGAAGAGTTCTGCCAGGCCTATGAGCGGCTACGGCGGCGCCAATGGCAACGCGAACGCGGCGACATCAGTGACACCGAACGCCGCTCCTGCCTGGATTGCTGA
- a CDS encoding NAD-dependent epimerase/dehydratase family protein, translated as MKILVMGGTRFVGKPLVAQLLSEGHALTLFTRGNKPVPAGVEHLCGDRSTAEGLAALQGRSFDVIVDSSGRTLDDSRAVIERTGAPSHRFLYVSSAGVYADSELWPLNEDSPTDPLSRHSGKLDTEAWLTAEKIPFTSFRPTYIVGAGNYNPVESWFFDRIVHGRPVPLPGDGSTITQLGHVNDLATAMALSLGVDAAANRIYNCSSVQGITFKGLVAAAARACGKDPASVEIRSFDPAGLDKKARKAFPLRQAHFLTDVTRVQRELAWTPTYSVEQALVDSYSNDYAKQMPTSPDFSGDEALIG; from the coding sequence GTGAAGATCCTCGTGATGGGCGGCACCCGCTTTGTGGGTAAGCCCCTGGTGGCTCAGCTGCTGAGCGAGGGTCATGCGCTCACCCTGTTCACACGCGGCAACAAGCCCGTGCCCGCTGGTGTGGAACACCTCTGCGGTGACCGCAGCACCGCCGAAGGCCTGGCCGCCCTGCAGGGCCGCAGCTTCGACGTGATCGTGGATAGCTCGGGCCGCACGCTCGACGACAGCCGCGCCGTGATCGAGCGCACCGGTGCCCCCAGCCACCGCTTTCTGTATGTGAGCTCCGCCGGCGTTTACGCCGACAGCGAGCTCTGGCCCCTCAACGAAGACTCCCCCACCGATCCCCTGAGCCGCCACAGCGGCAAGCTCGACACCGAGGCTTGGCTCACGGCCGAGAAGATCCCCTTCACCAGCTTCCGCCCCACCTACATCGTGGGCGCCGGCAACTACAACCCAGTGGAGAGCTGGTTCTTTGATCGGATCGTGCACGGCCGGCCGGTGCCCCTGCCCGGCGATGGCAGCACGATCACCCAGCTCGGCCATGTGAACGACCTGGCCACGGCCATGGCCCTGAGCCTGGGCGTGGATGCCGCCGCCAACCGCATCTACAACTGCAGCAGCGTGCAGGGCATCACCTTTAAGGGCCTGGTGGCTGCCGCCGCTCGCGCCTGCGGCAAGGACCCCGCCTCGGTGGAGATTCGCAGCTTTGATCCCGCCGGCCTGGATAAGAAGGCCCGCAAGGCCTTCCCCCTGCGCCAAGCCCACTTCCTCACCGATGTGACCCGGGTGCAGCGCGAACTGGCCTGGACACCCACCTACAGCGTGGAGCAGGCCCTGGTGGATAGCTACAGCAACGACTACGCCAAGCAGATGCCCACCAGTCCTGATTTCTCAGGCGATGAGGCCCTGATCGGCTGA
- a CDS encoding Fur family transcriptional regulator, with the protein MRLSRQRRMVLELLWDVKDHLSARDIFEKLNARGRNIGHTSVYQNLEALQSAGVIECLDRANGRLYGYRSDPHSHLTCLKTGAIQDLDVELPVELLRQIEEHTGFSIETYTLHLSGRPR; encoded by the coding sequence ATGCGCCTCTCGCGGCAGCGCCGCATGGTGCTGGAGCTGCTCTGGGATGTGAAAGATCACCTGAGCGCCCGCGACATTTTCGAGAAGCTCAATGCCCGGGGCCGCAACATCGGCCACACCTCGGTGTATCAAAACCTTGAGGCCCTGCAGAGCGCCGGCGTGATCGAGTGCCTCGATCGTGCCAATGGCCGCCTTTACGGCTATCGAAGCGATCCCCACAGCCATCTCACCTGCCTCAAAACAGGGGCCATCCAGGATCTGGATGTGGAACTTCCGGTTGAGCTGTTGCGTCAAATCGAGGAGCACACCGGCTTTTCGATCGAGACCTACACCCTGCATCTGAGCGGCCGGCCCCGCTGA
- a CDS encoding alpha/beta fold hydrolase, translating into MTAQLQQHHLGHWPLQCGKTIPDAQITYLKIGELNADRSNLILVPTSYGARPDDLAWLAGPVLDPDRYCIVIAGQFGNGASSSPSHGAMGLAEQGWVVSHRDNVAAQHQLLMEAFGVKRLALIYGWSMGAQQAYQWAVDRPELVERICCVCGTTRTSPHNRLFCLSLRQALTADANWNGSGFSDPPDQGLRTYALIYASWAASQPFFRGLQEPVEQHVEQQWLPHYQRHDPRDLIAMLDTWLAHDVAAGGDLPATLAAIQARTAVVAGSHDLYFTPDDLAADAAAIPGAQWHLIQSELGHRAGNPHSSAAEQQQLQRIVAELLAQPIAL; encoded by the coding sequence ATGACAGCCCAGTTGCAGCAGCACCATCTCGGGCATTGGCCTCTGCAGTGCGGCAAGACCATCCCGGATGCCCAGATCACCTACTTGAAGATCGGCGAGCTCAATGCCGATCGCTCCAACCTGATCCTGGTTCCCACCTCCTACGGCGCCCGGCCCGACGATCTGGCCTGGCTGGCTGGCCCCGTTCTCGATCCCGATCGCTACTGCATCGTGATTGCGGGCCAGTTCGGCAACGGCGCCTCCAGCAGCCCCAGCCACGGAGCCATGGGTCTAGCCGAGCAGGGCTGGGTGGTGAGCCATCGCGACAACGTGGCCGCCCAACACCAGCTGCTGATGGAGGCCTTTGGGGTGAAACGGCTCGCCCTGATCTACGGATGGTCGATGGGAGCCCAGCAGGCCTACCAGTGGGCCGTGGATCGGCCGGAGCTTGTGGAGCGCATCTGCTGCGTCTGCGGCACCACGCGCACCTCACCCCATAACCGACTGTTCTGCCTCAGCCTGCGCCAGGCTCTCACCGCCGATGCCAACTGGAACGGATCGGGCTTCTCAGATCCACCGGATCAGGGGCTGCGCACCTATGCGCTGATCTATGCCAGCTGGGCGGCGAGTCAGCCGTTTTTCCGCGGCCTGCAGGAGCCGGTGGAGCAGCACGTGGAACAGCAGTGGTTGCCCCACTACCAGCGCCATGATCCGCGCGATCTGATCGCCATGCTCGACACCTGGCTCGCGCACGATGTCGCAGCCGGCGGTGATCTCCCCGCCACCCTGGCGGCGATCCAGGCCCGCACAGCGGTGGTGGCCGGCAGCCACGACCTCTATTTCACCCCCGACGATCTCGCGGCAGACGCCGCTGCGATCCCAGGGGCGCAGTGGCATCTGATCCAGTCCGAACTGGGGCACCGCGCCGGCAACCCCCACAGCAGTGCTGCCGAGCAACAGCAGCTGCAGCGCATCGTGGCCGAGCTGCTCGCCCAACCCATCGCCCTCTAA
- the hisA gene encoding 1-(5-phosphoribosyl)-5-[(5-phosphoribosylamino)methylideneamino]imidazole-4-carboxamide isomerase — protein MQIIPAIDLLDGHCVRLHQGDYDQVTRFNDDPVAQALDWQRQGAQRLHLVDLDGAKTGQPVNDQAVKAITAALSIPVQLGGGVRSAERAEELLACGLDRVILGTVAIEKPELVKELAARHPGKVVVGIDAKDGLVATRGWIETSTVKATDLAKSFEGCGVAAIISTDIATDGTLAGPNLEALRAMAEASSIPVIASGGIGTLDDILSLLSIAPLGVEGVIVGRALYDGTVDLAEALQAIGPERLQDALTSSTGSITV, from the coding sequence ATGCAGATCATCCCCGCCATCGACCTGCTCGACGGCCACTGCGTGCGCCTGCACCAGGGCGACTACGACCAGGTGACCCGCTTCAACGATGACCCCGTAGCCCAGGCCCTCGATTGGCAACGCCAGGGGGCCCAGCGGCTGCACCTGGTGGATCTCGATGGCGCCAAAACCGGCCAACCGGTGAACGATCAGGCGGTGAAGGCGATCACCGCTGCCCTCTCCATTCCGGTGCAACTGGGGGGTGGCGTGCGCAGCGCTGAGCGGGCTGAAGAGCTGCTGGCCTGTGGCCTCGATCGGGTGATCCTCGGCACCGTGGCGATCGAGAAGCCCGAGCTGGTGAAGGAGCTGGCGGCACGCCACCCCGGCAAGGTGGTGGTGGGCATCGACGCCAAAGACGGCCTGGTGGCCACCCGCGGCTGGATCGAAACCAGCACCGTGAAGGCCACGGATCTGGCCAAAAGCTTCGAAGGCTGCGGCGTGGCCGCGATCATCAGCACCGACATCGCGACCGATGGCACCCTGGCCGGCCCCAACCTCGAAGCGCTGCGGGCGATGGCGGAAGCCAGCTCGATTCCGGTGATCGCCTCCGGCGGCATCGGCACCCTCGACGACATCCTGTCGCTGCTGTCGATCGCACCCCTGGGCGTGGAAGGGGTGATCGTGGGCCGCGCCCTCTACGACGGCACCGTGGATCTGGCGGAGGCGCTGCAGGCGATTGGCCCGGAACGCTTACAAGACGCACTCACTTCGTCTACGGGTTCTATAACGGTGTAA